In one window of Thermodesulfobacteriota bacterium DNA:
- the rpsI gene encoding 30S ribosomal protein S9: MADIFSAVGRRKTSVARVRLLAGAGDITVNRKSVNDFFSRDTLRSIVRQPLNLTETSGKFSVIANVNGGGESGQAGAVRHGIARALCLADESFRGVLKKAGLITRDPRMKERKKYGQKGARKRFQFSKR; encoded by the coding sequence ATGGCAGACATATTCAGCGCAGTCGGCAGACGCAAGACCTCGGTCGCAAGGGTAAGGCTCCTTGCCGGGGCCGGCGATATAACCGTAAACAGGAAGAGCGTGAACGACTTCTTCAGCCGCGACACCCTGAGGAGCATCGTAAGGCAGCCCCTTAACCTTACAGAGACCTCCGGGAAGTTCAGCGTCATCGCCAACGTGAACGGCGGCGGCGAGAGCGGCCAGGCGGGCGCCGTAAGGCACGGCATAGCAAGGGCCCTCTGCCTTGCCGACGAGTCCTTCAGGGGTGTTTTGAAGAAGGCGGGCCTCATCACCAGGGACCCGAGGATGAAGGAACGGAAGAAGTACGGACAGAAGGGCGCAAGGAAACGGTTCCAGTTCTCCAAGAGGTAA
- a CDS encoding MarC family protein: MEPAASFMHDFFLVLIPLFVAMEPVGLIPIYLSMTRAMDEGQKRNVLFYSVVTAAAITIAFLLVGRAVFLALGITISDFQIAGGLILLSIAIVDIVHTARMVPGVPVTIGVGIVPIGTPLIAGPAALTTLLMLSDLYGFTVTLSALLVNLVIVWLVFFFAERIVGYIGENGALGVSKVISLLLAAIAVMMIRRGLETLF; encoded by the coding sequence ATGGAACCTGCCGCGTCGTTCATGCATGATTTTTTCCTTGTCCTCATCCCGCTCTTTGTCGCGATGGAGCCCGTGGGTTTGATACCCATCTATCTCTCGATGACGAGGGCCATGGACGAGGGGCAGAAGAGGAACGTCCTCTTCTATTCGGTCGTGACCGCCGCGGCCATTACCATAGCCTTCCTTCTGGTGGGGAGGGCGGTCTTCCTTGCCCTCGGCATAACGATATCCGATTTCCAGATAGCCGGCGGCCTCATCCTCCTTTCAATAGCCATCGTCGACATAGTCCATACCGCAAGGATGGTGCCGGGCGTGCCGGTAACCATCGGCGTCGGGATAGTGCCCATAGGCACCCCCCTCATAGCAGGGCCAGCGGCGCTTACAACACTTCTGATGCTGAGCGACCTCTACGGCTTTACCGTAACGCTCTCGGCGCTGCTCGTGAACCTCGTCATCGTCTGGCTCGTATTCTTCTTTGCCGAAAGGATAGTGGGCTACATAGGGGAGAACGGCGCGCTTGGGGTCTCGAAGGTGATATCCCTTCTCCTTGCGGCGATCGCCGTCATGATGATACGGAGGGGTTTGGAGACGCTCTTCTGA
- the argC gene encoding N-acetyl-gamma-glutamyl-phosphate reductase — translation MMKVAIFGASGYTGLELLRILARHDGAEVVEATSRQYKGKAVPEVFPALRGFYDKLVFSDPGNVKAVKADLAFSAMPHGASQEVVPELMKGSRVIDLSADFRLRDPGVYNAWYGEHKSVNLLSQAVYGLPELKREEIKGARLVANPGCYPTSAVLALAPLAKKGLLAEGTVIVDSKSGVSGAGRNAAVETSFVEVASGFKAYKVGCHRHTPEIEQELSTAAGGPLGVRFTPHLIPASRGILTTAYAGLKEELTSSALFSLYGDFYSGERFVRLLPEGSFPDISQVRGSNFCDIGLYADRKRVIVVSAIDNLVKGASGQAVQNMNLMFGFPEEKALLTPPLSI, via the coding sequence CTGATGAAGGTCGCCATCTTCGGTGCGAGCGGATATACCGGGCTTGAGCTTCTGAGGATACTTGCCCGGCACGACGGGGCAGAGGTGGTTGAGGCCACGTCCAGGCAATATAAAGGCAAGGCAGTGCCCGAGGTCTTCCCGGCCCTCAGGGGTTTTTACGACAAACTTGTCTTCAGCGACCCCGGTAACGTGAAGGCAGTGAAGGCCGACCTTGCCTTCAGCGCCATGCCTCACGGCGCATCCCAGGAGGTCGTGCCGGAGCTAATGAAGGGCTCGAGGGTCATCGACTTGAGCGCGGATTTCCGCCTCCGCGACCCCGGCGTGTACAATGCGTGGTACGGGGAGCACAAGTCCGTCAATCTTCTTTCGCAGGCGGTCTACGGGCTTCCCGAGCTTAAGAGGGAAGAGATAAAAGGGGCGCGCCTCGTGGCAAACCCCGGGTGCTACCCGACGAGCGCGGTGCTGGCACTTGCGCCCCTTGCGAAAAAGGGCCTCCTCGCCGAAGGCACGGTCATAGTTGATTCCAAAAGCGGGGTGTCCGGGGCCGGAAGGAACGCTGCCGTCGAGACCTCTTTCGTAGAGGTCGCCTCGGGCTTCAAGGCCTACAAGGTCGGCTGCCACAGGCACACGCCTGAAATTGAGCAGGAACTTTCAACCGCGGCAGGAGGCCCGCTCGGGGTGCGCTTTACGCCTCACCTCATACCGGCATCGAGAGGCATACTCACTACCGCCTACGCGGGGCTCAAGGAAGAACTGACCTCATCCGCCCTCTTTTCGCTCTACGGGGATTTCTACTCTGGCGAGAGGTTCGTAAGGCTACTGCCGGAAGGCTCCTTCCCGGACATAAGCCAGGTGCGCGGGTCCAACTTCTGCGACATCGGCCTCTATGCCGACCGGAAAAGGGTCATCGTAGTTTCCGCCATCGACAACCTCGTCAAGGGCGCTTCAGGGCAGGCCGTGCAGAACATGAACCTGATGTTCGGCTTCCCCGAGGAAAAGGCCCTCCTTACGCCGCCGCTTTCCATTTAA